A window of the Phaseolus vulgaris cultivar G19833 chromosome 5, P. vulgaris v2.0, whole genome shotgun sequence genome harbors these coding sequences:
- the LOC137835615 gene encoding F-box protein At2g27310-like — translation MDTTSFSSSSSSSSSSSNITTLHPDIIQSHILNRLDAPTLASASSTTLHLRRLCTDQHLWRNICAATWPSLNQPRAADLIATFPAAHRSVFSDSFPSIHHSPSPHPTPTRPPPELVSAVDLYYKGKPVFSRVITTDTQKGWFLSSPLWVDLLDPNEVVPTPLIFAKCEEESSRLAHLEQNLELSWIVIDPTGKRAANLSSRRPVAARRHWLTGDLEVSFAVTMESVQCVIRVTCFGKAGGAMHVREVGLMMEDTEGRHVIGRDSFVILQDAMANGERRKPDPEEARARFEKFCRLKKDIRERKVRRDNAMDMVAMLVSFTVFVSLFWFMVFGF, via the coding sequence ATGGACACaacttctttctcttcttcttcttcttcttcttcttcttcatccaaCATAACCACCCTCCACCCCGACATCATTCAATCCCACATCCTTAATCGCCTCGACGCTCCCACCCTCGCCTCCGCATCCTCCACCACCCTCCACCTGCGCCGGCTCTGCACCGATCAACACCTCTGGCGGAACATCTGCGCCGCCACCTGGCCCTCTCTCAACCAACCCCGTGCCGCTGACCTCATCGCTACCTTCCCCGCCGCCCACCGCTCTGTCTTCTCCGACTCCTTTCCCTCCATCCACCACTCCCCTTCTCCGCACCCCACCCCAACGCGGCCGCCGCCGGAGCTTGTATCCGCCGTGGACCTCTACTACAAGGGCAAACCCGTCTTTTCGCGCGTCATCACAACCGATACCCAAAAGGGCTGGTTCCTCTCCTCCCCGCTCTGGGTGGACCTCCTCGACCCCAACGAGGTGGTCCCCACTCCCTTGATATTCGCGAAGTGCGAGGAGGAATCTTCGCGGCTGGCCCACCTAGAGCAGAATCTGGAGCTGAGCTGGATCGTCATCGACCCGACGGGGAAGCGCGCGGCGAACCTCTCGAGCCGGCGGCCGGTGGCGGCGCGGCGGCACTGGCTGACGGGGGATCTGGAGGTTTCGTTCGCGGTGACCATGGAGAGTGTCCAGTGCGTTATAAGGGTGACGTGCTTCGGGAAGGCCGGGGGGGCTATGCACGTGAGGGAGGTGGGCCTGATGATGGAGGACACGGAGGGGAGACACGTGATTGGCAGGGACAGTTTCGTAATTTTGCAAGACGCCATGGCGAACGGCGAGAGACGAAAACCTGATCCCGAAGAAGCCAGAGCAAGGTTCGAGAAATTCTGCCGCCTGAAGAAAGATATCAGAGAGAGAAAAGTACGGAGAGACAATGCAATGGACATGGTTGCCATGTTGGTCTCTTTCACCGTTTTCGTTTCACTCTTTTGGTTCATGGTCTTTGGCTTTTGA